The following are encoded together in the Ooceraea biroi isolate clonal line C1 chromosome 2, Obir_v5.4, whole genome shotgun sequence genome:
- the LOC113561482 gene encoding uncharacterized protein LOC113561482, with amino-acid sequence MVVFGRTSRNIMERGLVVDTETIYPQESMKYLGVYLIVIFEGHFRLSDGSSKAAGLLAHIPPVDILAEGRAWGFQQLCVIKGTDYIVCPLEKTIRARIRKQVLDRLRERWKERLDEMTPQEPGFRCRQIILPVWQSWLDRSFGRTNYYLTQFLTGHGAFNAFLSRIGKRPSSSCPYCEVSNEDPTHVIFNCSVWQFYRGDLCPADEGTLAQDAQLVRRMLTNQQEWDQLAERVSTILMLREEDGCEEER; translated from the exons ATGGTTGTTTTTGGTCGTACTTCTCGAAATATAATGGAACGGGGCCTCGTGGTGGACACGGAGACCATTTATCCGCAGGAATCTATGAAATATCTTGGTGTATACTTGATAG TTATCTTTGAGGGTCATTTCCGGTTATCGGACGGTTCTTCAAAGGCGGCGGGCCTGCTGGCTCACATCCCCCCGGTGGATATATTAGCTGAAGGACGGGCTTGGGGTTTCCAACAACTCTGTGTGATAAAGGGCACGGATTATATAGTTTGCCCGCTTGAGAAGACTATACGCGCGAGGATTCGTAAGCAAGTACTGGATAGGCTTAGAGAAAGGTGGAAGGAGAGACTGGATGAAATGACTCCTCAGGAGCCCGGATTTCGTTGTCGCCAAATAATTTTGCCAGTTTGGCAATCTTGGCTTGATCGTTCTTTTGGACGTACAAATTATTACCTGACGCAGTTCCTTACTGGACATGGGGCATTTAATGCCTTTCTGTCCCGTATAGGAAAACGGCCATCATCTAGCTGTCCGTACTGTGAAGTCTCTAATGAGGATCCTACACATGTTATCTTTAACTGCTCGGTTTGGCAGTTTTATAGGGGTGATTTGTGTCCGGCGGACGAGGGTACTCTGGCCCAAGATGCGCAGTTAGTCCGACGTATGCTGACTAATCAACAGGAATGGGATCAACTGGCGGAGAGGGTCTCTACCATTTTAATGTTAAGGGAAGAGGACGGCTGTGAAGAAGAGAGATAA